ATCTCAACATCTACCCCAATTACGCCACTCTCGGTGCGAAGAATCTATCCCAAATGGAAACCGACAGTTATTCCGAATACCTGGAACGGTTCGTCCGGGAGGTCAAACCCCAGTTCATCAGCTATGATAACTACATGGTCGAATACTCCCAGGATTTACAGGACAGCGTCAAGGCGGCGAGCTACTATACCAATCTCATGGAGGTGCGCGCGCTTTCCTTGAAATACGATCTGCCGTTCTGGAATACGGTCTCCTCGAATCAGATACGCCCCACCGCCACCATTCCTTCACCGGCCAACCTGCGGTTTCAGGCTTACACCACCCTGGCTGCCGGCGGGAAAGGAGTCAAATGGTATACCTACTACTCCCGTGATGCCTACGGATATGCCCCTATAGACAAAGGCGACCGTAAAAGCCAGACCTGGTATTATGTGAAGGATGTGAACCGTGAGATTCTCACTCTCGCTCCGATTTTAATAGGATTGAAAACCACCGGGGTGTATTTCACAGCTCCTCTCCCGGTATCATCGCTTCCGGTGTTGCCGGGGGCGCTCATTCAGTCGGCGGAATCGGATGCGCCGCTGATGATCGGCGAGTTTGACGGTCCCGGCGGCGCCCGCTATACGATGGCGGTCAATCTCAGCCTTCAAAAGTCGGCAAAAGTAAGCCTCACGGCGAGAAGTTCCTCGGATACGTTGCAGCTCATTTCTGCGGCGGACGGCGCCCCCGCAGATTTGGATTCCAAAACCGGATTCTGGCTGACAGCGGGCCAGGGGGCTTTAATAAGGATGAAGTAGGAAGGATGAAGGATGAAAAAAATGCCTGTCCTTTTCTTTTTCCGCCGAAACTCACCCCCTGACCCCCTCTCTATGCTATAGAGGGGGAACTAGAAGGCTCGCAGTGTTATTCAAAAAATAGTCATGCCGAACTTGTTTCGGTTTCGAATCTGGTACTCTTACACCCAAAGGAGATCTTAATGTACCGCAGAATCGACGATTTTATCGAGGACTGGAAAACTGAAAGCGCCGCGACCGTCAAACTCCTGGATGCTCTCACCGATGCATCTCTCACTCATAAAGTATCACCGGAGGGGCGCACCCTGGGATTTCTCGCCTGGCATATTCCACTGAGCATTGTGGAGATGGCAAACCGGGCGGGACTCAAGGTGACAGGCCCGGCGGAGGATTCATCCGAACCGGCGCACTCCGCTGATATCGCAGAGACTTATCGTGATGCAGCCCGTCAGCTTTCAGAAAGCGTGAAAGTGAACTGGACCGATGCTTCCCTCGATGAGGAGCTGGACATGTACGGCCAGGTCTGGAAAAAAAGACACATCCTCGCCGTTCTTCTCCGCCACGAGGGGCACCATCGCGGCCAGATGACCGTTCTCATGCGCCAGGCCGGACTGAAAGTTCCCGGCATCTACGGCCCATCAAGGGAGGAATGGACATCGTACGGCATGCCGCCGCAGAAGTAGGGGCAGTCTTACAGCGGCCGCTCTTCCTTCGGAATCTCCACCACCAGGAGCGACGGATGGCCGAATGAGTTCCCCTTGCCGCTGAATTCCCCGTTCATTGCGCACACGAGGAACGAGCCGTCCTTCGAGATGTTCATCCCATACACTTCGCCCATGAAATAGCCGTACTTGTCGAAAAAGTAATCCTGAAGCCAGCAGAGCGCTTTGCGTTTGCCGGTTTTCACATCGAGCTGCACGATGGGAGCGTCGCCCTTCGGGTAGTAGTAAACATAGCGGCCGGTCTGGTCAATGGCCATCTGGAGGGTATCGCGGCCCTTGTCCCAGGTGGCGCCGAAAGGCTCGACCTGCGGTCCTTTCGGTCCTTCGGGCTTGAACTTGAACAGCGCGCCGTTCCAGGTCGCCCAATAGAACCAGCCGTCCATGGCCGGGCGCTCGGTGTGCCCGCGGGTAAGGCCGACATCTTTCGTGAACGGATTCACCGGCGGGGAAACCTCGTACCGCACGAATTTGTTGAATTCCGGGTCGAAACTCAAGAGGCGCGCCGCCTTGTCGTTCTTGTCAACGCTCCAGAATTTGCCGGTCTCCGCATCGAGGAGCATTGAGCGCTCCCACCAGTTCCAGCCTTTGGGCGGGCAGCCGGCGTACCGCACCTTCTTCTCGATGGTGTCCCAAGAGAGCACTGTCTCGAAGGAGCCGGTACCGACCAGGCGGCCCCGTCTGGTGTCCACATTGAAGCAGGGAAGATTGGAGGGGATCATGGGATTGCCCCAGTTTTTCGCCTCGTGGGAGTAAATATTGTAGCTGAGGAGCCAGCTCCCCCTGAACCCGTTTGCATACCATGAGGAATCGGGGATTGCGCCGTAATGGGTGGTCGCCCAGAGAGTGCCGTCGGGCATGATCCCCATCTCGCCGTGAATCTTGCCGTCGGTGTAGGATTTGTCCGTCCAGCCGAGGAGTTTCGAGACATCCACCACACGGTACAAGAGATTGCGGGCGGGGCTGTACTCGTAGATATTGAGCTGGCAGCCCATGCCCTTGTG
Above is a genomic segment from Candidatus Latescibacter sp. containing:
- a CDS encoding DinB family protein, producing the protein MYRRIDDFIEDWKTESAATVKLLDALTDASLTHKVSPEGRTLGFLAWHIPLSIVEMANRAGLKVTGPAEDSSEPAHSADIAETYRDAARQLSESVKVNWTDASLDEELDMYGQVWKKRHILAVLLRHEGHHRGQMTVLMRQAGLKVPGIYGPSREEWTSYGMPPQK